One Chroicocephalus ridibundus chromosome 21, bChrRid1.1, whole genome shotgun sequence DNA segment encodes these proteins:
- the NHLH1 gene encoding helix-loop-helix protein 1 has protein sequence MMLNSDQTDIDLPPTHSESESVFSDCGRAGGPEDAGGVGLCAQSRVAEAGEAVKKDLQHLSREERRRRRRATAKYRTAHATRERIRVEAFNMAFAELRKLLPTLPPDKKLSKIEILRLAICYISYLNHVLDV, from the coding sequence ATGATGCTCAATTCGGACCAGACCGACATCGACCTGCCCCCGACACACTCCGAGTCCGAATCCGTCTTCAGCGACTGCGGCCGCGCGGGCGGCCCGGAGGACGCTGGCGGCGTCGGCTTGTGCGCCCAGTCCCGGGTAGCCGAAGCAGGTGAGGCCGTGAAGAAAGACCTGCAGCACCTGAGTCGGGAGGAACGTCGGCGCCGGCGCCGAGCCACGGCCAAATACCGGACAGCCCACGCCACGCGGGAGCGCATCCGCGTCGAAGCCTTCAACATGGCCTTCGCCGAGCTGCGGaagctgctgcccaccctgccgcCCGACAAGAAGCTCTCCAAGATCGAGATCCTGCGCCTGGCCATCTGCTACATCTCCTACCTGAACCACGTGCTGGACGTCtga